Within the uncultured Draconibacterium sp. genome, the region TATTTTTAGTTCCGGTAATTTTGATTACAGTTATTATTCTAAAAGTACCGCCTCTTCCATCGCTGTTAATTGGAACGCTGCTGGGAGGATTGTTTGCCATAATCTTTCAACCCGAGGTTATTAATGACGTTGCCGGCAATATCAACAACTACGGAACAGCTTCATATGTTTCGGTTATGCAGGCCATGTTTGGCGACGTCAGTCTGACTACGTCAAATGCAAATGTAAATGAACTGCTCAGTACCTCCGGAATGCGCGGAATGCTTGACACTGTCTGGCTTATTCTTTCGGCAATGGTGTTTGGAGGTGTGATGGAATCGGCAGGATTACTGAAACGTATTACACAACCAATTATAAAGTACGCAAAAAGTACCGGAAGCCTTGTGGCATCAACAGTTGGAACATGTATCTTTTTCAACACCACTGCTTCCGATCAGTATATTGCGTTGGTAGTTCCGGGACGGATGTACCGAAAAGCGTATGAGGACAAAGGTCTGAAACCGGAACTATTAAGCCGTACGCTGGAGGACAGCGGAACCATTACGTCGGTACTTATACCTTGGAATACCTGTGGTGCAACACAATCAAGAGTGCTTGGTGTTGATACCTGGTCTTACGCTCCTTATGCCTTTTTTAACATCATTAGTCCATTTATGACCATTCTTTTTGCTTACCTGAATATTAAAATCAGGCGATTTGCAAAAGGAGAAAAACCTTCGGAAGTAAAAGAAGACTGATATCGAATTATGCATTTCGATTAACGGTTGGCTTGCCCAAAAACCTTCATTATCCTCACTATTTGTGCGGAAATTTCAGCTTTTTACCGGATCGTTTTAACTATTTTGGAGAAAATCCTAATTTTTTGTTAGAAGATCTTCTAAAAAAACGAGAAAAACCTAACTTTTTTTGAAAATACTCTCACTTTTTGAGAAGAATTTCCAGCTTTTTGTGAGGAAATTCTAACTATTTATGAGAAATTTTTCATTTTTTGTGAGATGAACGAGACTTTTTTCCAGCCCATTGACTCTTTTCACAAGGATAAGCTCACTTTAAGTGAGGAAATTCATACAGATAATCTCCTCCGCCGGATTACCGGGACTTTAGTACAAACTATTCTCATAAAGCTTTTAATAAAAGTTTCAGGTTTCCTTCCTTTTTTGATAGCATCCGTGGCATCGGTCCCTGGTTTCATCATTCCATTTAACAAATTAGCCGGAAGTGTAAAAAACATAAAAAAACACAGCAACAAAGAGTTACTGCGTTTTAATTTTATAATAGAAAAGTGAATTACGTTAATCGTTTGCTTCGTGGTTGCAATGTGGTTAAACTTCCGACTTGTACAGGCAATCCCGATTCAATGCTGTTTCTGGCAGCTGTTCCTATCAGAATTGACATAGCTCCATCACGCGTTCCTGCTAAATGCTGGAATTCGTCTTCGGCGTCGGGTGTTCTGAAAATATGATCGTGCAGTCGTACATCTCCACCTCCATGACCGCCACGACTGTAAGCAACGTTTATAATTTCCTGTTCGCCCCACAATTTATGCAGAATT harbors:
- the nhaC gene encoding Na+/H+ antiporter NhaC is translated as MTTKREASLFLALLPILILIGLLTLNVLLFDDTLAGANQVALMLAAAIAGVVAYRLGFSWDKISKKIVSTIGSAMPSILILLLIGSLAGTWLISGVVPAMIYYGLDIISPKMFLFTAVVVSAIVSVATGSSWSTIATIGIALLGIGKAIGIDEAVVAGAIISGAYFGDKMSPLSDTTNLAPAMAGTDLFTHIKYMTLTTVPTMTITLVIFLIMGFNYDFSNASINVEDVKVAIDATFNTSPLLFLVPVILITVIILKVPPLPSLLIGTLLGGLFAIIFQPEVINDVAGNINNYGTASYVSVMQAMFGDVSLTTSNANVNELLSTSGMRGMLDTVWLILSAMVFGGVMESAGLLKRITQPIIKYAKSTGSLVASTVGTCIFFNTTASDQYIALVVPGRMYRKAYEDKGLKPELLSRTLEDSGTITSVLIPWNTCGATQSRVLGVDTWSYAPYAFFNIISPFMTILFAYLNIKIRRFAKGEKPSEVKED